The DNA sequence GCAACGGAACGCCAGGCCGCGCCGTACGGCCAGGCCACCCGGCCGGCCCCGTTGCACCGTTCCACAGGACCGGGAGGGCCGGGCATGCCGGCGCTCCCGTCAAGCGCGTGGACCGGCGCCACGGCGGTACCGGGACCCGGTAGCAGCCCTGCTGCGCGGCACTGCACAAACCCTACATCTTGCCTGCTCAACTGCGTCTTCGTACGCCGCTGCCGCAGCCGGAAAGCCCGCGGCCTTGTTTAGGAGCAACAGCAGGAGGGAACTGGTTGGTTATGGGAAGCTCTGAAATGTCCAAGCTCCGGGCTGTCCTGTTTGACCGGGACGGGACCCTGGTGATCGATGTGCCTTACAACGGTGACCCCGGCAAGGTAAGGCCCGTAGCAGGCGCCAAATCAGTGCTTGACGGCCTGCGGGCGGACGGAATTGCCACCGGGGTGATCAGCAACCAGTCGGGTATTGCCCGCGGCCTGATTACGGCCGACGACGTGGCAAAGGTCAATGCCCGGGTGGAAGAACTCCTGGGACCGTTCGATGTGTGGGAGGTCTGCCCCCACGCGGAGCATGACGGCTGCTCC is a window from the Arthrobacter sp. NicSoilC5 genome containing:
- a CDS encoding HAD family hydrolase, translating into MGSSEMSKLRAVLFDRDGTLVIDVPYNGDPGKVRPVAGAKSVLDGLRADGIATGVISNQSGIARGLITADDVAKVNARVEELLGPFDVWEVCPHAEHDGCSCRKPAPGMVHSACRKLGIHESEAALIGDIGADVGAAEAAGAIGVLVPTPVTRAEEVAAARLVASDLASAVSLLQETP